The sequence CCACGAACCGGTTGCGGTGCAACTGCGTGATTACGCCCTTGTCGGGAAGGCGGCGATGCGCTGGAATGCGTGAGCTTGTCGGGACGGGTGTTCCAGCAGCATGCACGTGTCCGGCAACCGAACGCGTGTGTCTGGTGCGCCCCCTGACGTCTTACCAGACGAAAGGATGTCGATGTTCGGCTGGCGGAATCCGCAGCTGGCAGGCGTCACACTGGCCGCCGCGTCCATGGTCCTGGCCTTCGGGACCACCGCGAACGGCACACCGTTGACTTCTGCACCGAACGCACAGGCGCTCTCGGACACCAGAGCGCCGGCACCTGTGATCGTTGTTCTCAAGGACCAGATACCCACCACCCCCGCCGACTCCGGGCACTTGAAGGCCCGGGCCAAGGCGGCCACCGCCGCCCAGGCCCCGCTGCTGGCGAAGGTCAGGGCGAACGGCGGCACGCACATCAAAAGCTTCGTGGTCGGCAACGCCTTCGCAGCAACGGTAAGTCCGGCGCTGCGCGCGGCCCTGACCGCCGACCCCGCGGTCGCCTCGGTCGTCCCGGACGAGACGGTGCGCGTGACCCCGCCGGTCGCCACCGAACCCGGCACGCAGGGCGGTGCCAAGGGACCGAAGTCCGTCACGCCCAGCGCCCGCGGCGACGGCAACGGGAAGAACCCGTACGCCATCTGCCCCAGCGACCCGTCCAAGCCGCTGCTGGAGCCCGAGGCGCTCTACTCGACGCACGTCGAGGGCACCCCGGGTTCGCCCGGCGCCCATCAGATCGCCACCGGCAAGGGAGTGAAGGTCGCCTACATCGCGGACGGCCTCGACCCCGACAACCCGGACTTCATACGCCCCGACGGCACACACGCGGTCGTGGACCATCAGGACTTCTCGGGCGACGGCTGGGACGCGCCGAGCGGCGCCGCGGAGGCGTTCGGTGACGCCTCGGCGATGATTGCGCAGGGCCGGCAGAGCTACGACCTGTCGAAGTTCGTCAACCCCACCCACCCGCTGCCCGCCGGATGCAACATCCGGATCGAGGGTTTCGCGCCCGACGCGTCCCTGGTCGCGCTCAAGGCCGGTGGCACCACGTTCCCCAACTCGGCGATCCTCCAGTCCATCGACTACGCCGTCTCGGTCGCCCATGTCGACGTGCTCAACGAATCGTTCGGCAGCAACGTCACCCCGGACAGCGGTGCCCACGACACCATCTCGCTGTTCAACGACGAGGCGGTGGCCGCCGGTGTCACGGTGACCGTCTCCAGCGGTGACGCCGGCATCAACAGCACCATCGGCACCCCGTCCACCGACCCGCACGTGATCTCCACGGGCGCCTCGACGGACAACCAGAGCTATCTGCAAACCGGCTACGCAGCATCCCAGTTCTCCAACGGCACCTGGGCCGACAACCGCATCTCGGCGCTGTCCTCCGGCGGCTTCACCCAGGCCGGACGCACCGTCGACCTGGTCGCGCCGGGTGAGGCGGACTGGGCACTGTGCTCGCCGAAGACCAGCGAGTACACCGAGTGCACCAACTACAACGGCACCGGCAGCCCGGTCCAGCCGTTCGGCGGCACCAGCCAGGCCGCTCCGCTGACCGCCGGTGCGGCCGCCCTGGTGATCCAGGCGTACCGGGACAGCCACCACGGCCAGTCGCCAACTCCCGCGCTGGTGAAGCAGTTCCTGACCGGCAGCGCCCAGGACCTCGGCCTGCCCGCCCAGGAGCAGGGCGCCGGTCTGCTGAACGTGCGCGGCGCGGTGGAGGCCGCCCGCGGCTACCACAGCCCCTCGGGCGCCACGCAGAGCGACACCCTCGCTGTCACCACCGGCCAGCAGGACATCTCCGGCAACCCGGGATCCAGCCACACCGCCAACGTCACCGTGGTCAACACCGGCCACACCACCCAGACGGTGACCGGCGCCACCCGCACCTTCGCGCCACTGGCGAACTCCCGGCAGACCGTGCGGCTGAACTCCTCCACCGACCCGCAGTTCGCGTACGCCACCAACGGCGCGGCCTGGGCGCACCACGAGGTGAAGTTCACGGTGCCGCCGGGCGCCGACCGGCTGGCCGCCTCGATCGCATGGCAGGGCAAACCGCAGAAGTCGGGCTCGGCCACCGTGACCCCGGTGGTCCGGCTCACCCTGCTCGATCCGTCCGGGCGGCTGGAGACCAACACCCGCCCGCAAGGGGGCCCGGTGTCCGCCGACTTCGGCATCGTGGACGTACCGCACCCGGTTGCGGGCCAGTGGACCGGCATCCTGTACACCCCGGCCGGCAGCAACGGCTTCACCGGTCCGGTGCTGCTGGATACCGCCACCCAGCGCGCGGTGCAGGCCGGTTCGGTCAGCCCGCAGGTGACCAGGCTGGCGCCGGGGCGCAGCACCACCTTGCACGTCCGCCTCACCACCCCGAAGACCAGCGGTGACAGCGCCGAGTCGATCACCGTGGCCGGGTCCAACGGCCACACGACCAGCGTTCCGGTGATCCTGCGCAGCGTGGTCCCGCTCTCCGGCCGGGGCGGTGCCTTCACTGGCACCATCACCGGCGGCAACGCCCGTGACGCCTCGCCCGCGCAGTCGTTCAGCTACGCTTTCGACGTCCCGTCCGGTCACCGCGACATCCGCGCCGGGGTGACCCTCAGCGACCCGAACGTGCTGGTGCAGGGAGCGCTGATCAGCCCCGACGGCACTCCGGTCGACATCGAGAGCAATGCGCTGCTCGGCACCTCCGGTGCGCCGGCCGGTACCGCGCCCGGCGTGTCGGCCACCGCGGTCAACCCGGCGGCCGGGCGCTGGCGGTTCGTGCTGAACGTCCTCAACCCGGTCAGCGGCGCCGAGCTGAACGAGCCGTTCCGCGGCACCGTCGGCCTGGACCTGGACCGCGCGACCGCCACCGGCCTGCCGAACAGCACCAGCGCCAAGCTGGCGGCGGACAAGCCCACCACGATGCGCGTGACGTACACGAACAACACCGCGGCCACCCAGTTGGTGCAGGCCGACGGTCGGCTCACCAAGATGGTGGACGTCCCGCTGGTGCCGCAGGGCGCCTCGGCCACTGTCGCGCTGCCGCTGCACCCGACGTCGACCACCCCCGGCTTCCTGGTGCCCCCGGGCACCGACAGGCTGACCTCGGTCGCGGCCTCCTCGACGCCCGCGCAACTGGAGTTGAGCGCCACCGCCGGTTCCCCGGACTCCTTCGGTGACCTGAGGCAGGCGCAGCACGGTTCCACCGTCTCGGTCGTCAACGCACAGGGCAGCGCCGCGCAGCCGGTGGTCCCGGGCTTCTGGAGCAGCTACGTCCAGCAGATCGGCCCGTTCCCGGCCGCCGGTGCTCCGGCCGGTACGTCGACCATCACCACCAGCGCCCACACCCAGGCATTCGACCCAGCGCTGACCTCCAGCACCAACGACCCGTTCGCGCACGCGGTGAACGCCTCGGCTCCGACGCTCAGCCCGGTCACCGTCAAGCCGGGCGCCACCGGCTCGCTCGAGGTCACCATCACCCCGCGCGGCGCGAAGGGCAGCACCGTGCGCGGCGTGCTGTATCTGGTGACCGCTCCGGGTGGCGTGGCCACCGCCAACAACCAGATCGGCACCACCGGTTCGGTGCTGGCGGCGATCCCCTACAGCTACACCGTCAACTGACCCTCACCAGCCGTACCGCCGAGGCCGCCCCCGAACAGGGGCGGCCTCGGCTGCTGTTCAGGGCAGCGAGAACTGCTGCGCGGTCGCCCCGTATGCCGGCGGCCAGGGTGCGCGGTTCTCGTTGTCCGTCGGGGCGGACATCGGCGAGCCAGACCTCGAGGGCCAGGTGCTCGCTGCGGCGCTCGCGCACCATCGCGGCCAGGTGTCGGGCGTATTCGGTGGTCGTGGCCAGGGCGGGACTGCGTTCGCACAGCTCGCCGAGGCACTCGTGCTCGTTCTGTGACGGCTCCGGGCGGCGCGAAGGACCTGTATGCACCGTGCAGCGGTCCCTCCGGTGTCGGTCTCCACAGCGAGCCTTGTTGTGCCCCTGCCAGCAGCTGCCTACTCTGCGACCGAACCGACTTGCGAGTCTCTCGAGGGGCGATATGCACGGTGATCTGCGTGCGGGCACGGCGGCTGCCGGACGGATTCAACGGGCCGACGACGTGCTGGATATGCAGCGTGCCGCCCGCAAGGGCGGCACCAGGCCGGTGCTTCGCTGGCTGGCGGACCGCATCGGCGCCACCGTCTTTCTGATGGACTCTGCGGGTACTCCGGCCCACCTGCCCTACCCGCCTCACGCTCCCCTCGGCGACGCCGAGCGCGATCTCGCCCTGCGCGGTGCACGAGAGT comes from Streptomyces sp. FXJ1.172 and encodes:
- a CDS encoding S8 family serine peptidase, producing the protein MFGWRNPQLAGVTLAAASMVLAFGTTANGTPLTSAPNAQALSDTRAPAPVIVVLKDQIPTTPADSGHLKARAKAATAAQAPLLAKVRANGGTHIKSFVVGNAFAATVSPALRAALTADPAVASVVPDETVRVTPPVATEPGTQGGAKGPKSVTPSARGDGNGKNPYAICPSDPSKPLLEPEALYSTHVEGTPGSPGAHQIATGKGVKVAYIADGLDPDNPDFIRPDGTHAVVDHQDFSGDGWDAPSGAAEAFGDASAMIAQGRQSYDLSKFVNPTHPLPAGCNIRIEGFAPDASLVALKAGGTTFPNSAILQSIDYAVSVAHVDVLNESFGSNVTPDSGAHDTISLFNDEAVAAGVTVTVSSGDAGINSTIGTPSTDPHVISTGASTDNQSYLQTGYAASQFSNGTWADNRISALSSGGFTQAGRTVDLVAPGEADWALCSPKTSEYTECTNYNGTGSPVQPFGGTSQAAPLTAGAAALVIQAYRDSHHGQSPTPALVKQFLTGSAQDLGLPAQEQGAGLLNVRGAVEAARGYHSPSGATQSDTLAVTTGQQDISGNPGSSHTANVTVVNTGHTTQTVTGATRTFAPLANSRQTVRLNSSTDPQFAYATNGAAWAHHEVKFTVPPGADRLAASIAWQGKPQKSGSATVTPVVRLTLLDPSGRLETNTRPQGGPVSADFGIVDVPHPVAGQWTGILYTPAGSNGFTGPVLLDTATQRAVQAGSVSPQVTRLAPGRSTTLHVRLTTPKTSGDSAESITVAGSNGHTTSVPVILRSVVPLSGRGGAFTGTITGGNARDASPAQSFSYAFDVPSGHRDIRAGVTLSDPNVLVQGALISPDGTPVDIESNALLGTSGAPAGTAPGVSATAVNPAAGRWRFVLNVLNPVSGAELNEPFRGTVGLDLDRATATGLPNSTSAKLAADKPTTMRVTYTNNTAATQLVQADGRLTKMVDVPLVPQGASATVALPLHPTSTTPGFLVPPGTDRLTSVAASSTPAQLELSATAGSPDSFGDLRQAQHGSTVSVVNAQGSAAQPVVPGFWSSYVQQIGPFPAAGAPAGTSTITTSAHTQAFDPALTSSTNDPFAHAVNASAPTLSPVTVKPGATGSLEVTITPRGAKGSTVRGVLYLVTAPGGVATANNQIGTTGSVLAAIPYSYTVN